Proteins encoded by one window of Fusobacterium sp.:
- a CDS encoding class I SAM-dependent rRNA methyltransferase yields the protein MTKIVLISGKEKKIINFYPNVFKDEIKTIIGTVKNGDIVDVCSADMAFVGRGYITDSTSAYVRILTTKDEKIDKSFIQEKIRKAYKKREHLFNETNCIRAFFSEGDGIPGLVIDKFDKYVSVQFRNSGVETFRQDIINSIKKIIKPKGIYERSDVENRTLEGVEQKTGIIFGEIPERIIMEDNEIKYNIDIIDGQKTGFFLDQRESRKFIRKYITKDTKFLDVFSSSGGFSMAALKENCKKVVAIDKESHALELCRENYVLNEFAGDFVTMEGDAFLLLKTLVGRGEKFNIITLDPPSLIKRKADIHRGRDFFFDLCDNSFKLLNDDGILGVITCAYHMSLQDLIEVTRMAASKNGKLLQVIGINYQPEDHPWILHVPETLYLKALWVKIVDN from the coding sequence ATGACAAAAATCGTATTAATAAGTGGGAAGGAAAAGAAAATAATAAATTTCTACCCTAATGTTTTTAAAGATGAGATAAAAACTATAATAGGAACTGTAAAAAATGGAGATATAGTAGATGTATGTTCAGCTGATATGGCTTTTGTAGGAAGAGGGTATATAACAGATTCCACATCAGCTTATGTGAGAATACTTACAACAAAAGATGAAAAAATAGATAAAAGCTTTATTCAAGAAAAAATCAGAAAAGCTTATAAAAAAAGAGAACATCTTTTTAATGAAACCAATTGTATAAGAGCTTTTTTTTCAGAAGGGGATGGAATTCCTGGATTGGTTATAGATAAATTTGATAAATATGTATCTGTGCAGTTTAGAAATTCTGGAGTGGAAACTTTCAGACAGGATATAATAAACAGCATTAAAAAAATAATTAAACCAAAGGGAATCTATGAAAGAAGTGATGTTGAAAATAGAACTCTTGAAGGGGTAGAGCAAAAAACAGGAATTATTTTTGGTGAAATACCTGAAAGAATTATTATGGAAGATAATGAAATTAAATATAATATAGATATAATTGATGGACAAAAAACTGGATTTTTCTTAGACCAAAGAGAATCAAGAAAGTTTATAAGAAAATATATCACAAAAGATACTAAGTTTTTAGATGTATTTTCAAGCAGTGGAGGATTTTCAATGGCTGCTTTGAAAGAAAATTGTAAAAAAGTAGTGGCTATAGATAAAGAATCTCATGCATTAGAGCTATGTAGAGAAAACTATGTTTTAAATGAATTTGCAGGAGATTTTGTAACTATGGAAGGAGATGCTTTTCTTTTATTAAAAACTTTAGTAGGAAGGGGAGAAAAATTTAATATAATCACTTTGGATCCCCCTTCTTTAATAAAAAGAAAGGCTGATATTCATAGAGGAAGAGATTTTTTCTTTGACCTTTGTGATAACAGTTTTAAACTTTTAAATGATGATGGAATACTTGGAGTAATAACTTGTGCGTATCATATGTCTCTTCAAGATTTGATAGAAGTAACAAGAATGGCAGCATCTAAGAATGGAAAACTTCTTCAGGTGATAGGTATAAATTATCAGCCAGAGGATCACCCATGGATACTTCATGTGCCAGAAACTTTATATTTAAAAGCTTTATGGGTAAAAATAGTAGATAATTAA
- a CDS encoding LptF/LptG family permease, giving the protein MKIIEKYILEEVKMPILFGISLFTFIFLIDIIVAMMENIIVKGISIIDIMRILSFYLPPILSQTIPMGIFLGVMLTFSKFTRTSEATAMNSIGMDLKEIVKPIFILAGITTLFIFFLQESIIPRSFSKLQYITTKIAYENPVFQLKEKTFIDEVDEYNLYIDRIEGKDRIAQGVLIFQKDEDVAFPTVLVGKEAYWKDSSMVITDSKFYDFDEEGKEKLRGEFDDKKVPLTAYFDGIDIKVKDIEAMSISMLIKEMKELPKNEKIPFKVEINRKLALPLSTIMLSLLGVFISIGHHRSGKGANFALSLAVIFSYITFLNIGMVMANRGKIPPFIGVWTPNIILFLVTFYFYKKKSRGI; this is encoded by the coding sequence ATGAAAATAATAGAAAAATATATTTTAGAAGAGGTGAAAATGCCAATATTATTTGGGATCTCTTTATTTACATTTATTTTTCTCATAGATATAATAGTGGCTATGATGGAAAATATAATAGTTAAAGGGATATCAATTATTGATATAATGAGGATATTGTCATTTTATCTTCCACCTATTTTATCTCAGACTATTCCTATGGGAATATTTTTAGGAGTAATGCTGACATTTTCAAAATTTACAAGAACTAGTGAAGCAACAGCTATGAATTCTATTGGTATGGATCTTAAAGAGATAGTAAAACCTATATTTATTCTGGCAGGTATCACTACGCTTTTTATATTTTTTCTTCAAGAAAGTATAATTCCAAGATCATTTAGTAAACTCCAATATATAACTACTAAGATAGCTTATGAAAATCCTGTGTTTCAACTAAAAGAAAAAACTTTTATAGATGAGGTTGATGAATATAACCTTTATATAGATAGAATAGAAGGAAAAGATAGAATCGCTCAAGGAGTTCTTATATTTCAAAAAGATGAAGATGTGGCCTTTCCTACTGTTTTGGTGGGAAAAGAAGCTTATTGGAAAGATTCTTCAATGGTAATAACAGATTCTAAATTTTATGATTTTGATGAAGAAGGAAAAGAAAAGCTTAGAGGAGAATTTGATGATAAAAAAGTTCCTCTTACTGCTTATTTTGATGGAATAGATATTAAGGTAAAAGATATAGAAGCTATGAGTATAAGTATGCTTATTAAAGAGATGAAAGAGCTTCCTAAAAATGAAAAAATACCATTTAAAGTGGAAATAAATAGAAAACTAGCTCTACCATTATCTACAATAATGCTTTCTTTACTTGGAGTGTTTATTTCAATAGGACATCATAGAAGTGGGAAAGGAGCTAATTTTGCTTTGAGTCTTGCAGTAATATTTTCATATATAACATTTCTGAACATAGGAATGGTTATGGCTAACAGAGGCAAAATTCCTCCATTTATAGGAGTATGGACACCAAATATAATTTTATTTTTAGTGACTTTCTATTTCTATAAGAAAAAATCTAGGGGGATATAA
- the rodA gene encoding rod shape-determining protein RodA, which translates to MGKSRDTALILKKIKKMNNLLLLNAVIIVVISVLTIYSATIHKTTLFYKREAFWGIIGIFVYLFFSFVDYRKYAKYYKLIYIFNILVLLSVYVLGVKRLGAQRWIDLGPISIQPSEIGKILVILTFSEFLVSKYRDRFVGLKSVLISFLHILPVFVLILRQPDLGTALILMMTYFVLIFIHGIDWKSIIIMIITGIISLPTAFFFFLKDYQKQRVLTFLNPEADLLGSGWNVTQSMIAIGSGGLYGKGFLNSTQSKLRFLPESHTDFIGSVFLEERGFVGGIVLLGLYLILILQIVYIADTTEDKYGKLICYGIASIFLFHLIINVGMIMGIMPVTGKPLLLMSYGGTSLLISFMMLGIVQSVKMYRD; encoded by the coding sequence ATGGGAAAAAGCAGAGATACAGCTTTAATTTTAAAAAAGATAAAAAAAATGAATAACCTTCTTCTGCTTAATGCAGTGATTATCGTTGTGATAAGTGTACTGACAATTTATAGTGCAACTATACATAAAACAACCCTTTTTTATAAAAGGGAAGCTTTTTGGGGAATAATAGGTATTTTTGTATATCTATTTTTTTCTTTTGTAGATTATAGAAAATATGCTAAGTATTATAAATTAATTTATATTTTTAATATTTTAGTTTTGCTTTCAGTATATGTATTAGGGGTAAAAAGACTTGGAGCTCAGAGATGGATAGATCTTGGTCCTATAAGTATACAGCCTTCTGAAATAGGAAAGATACTTGTTATCTTAACTTTTTCAGAATTTCTTGTTTCAAAATATAGGGATAGGTTTGTAGGATTAAAAAGTGTCTTGATATCCTTTCTTCATATTCTTCCAGTATTTGTATTAATATTAAGACAGCCTGATTTAGGAACTGCTCTTATACTTATGATGACTTATTTTGTTTTGATATTTATACATGGGATAGATTGGAAATCAATAATAATAATGATTATTACAGGAATTATATCTTTGCCAACAGCATTTTTCTTTTTTTTAAAAGATTATCAAAAACAGAGAGTGCTTACATTTTTGAATCCTGAAGCTGATCTTTTGGGAAGTGGATGGAATGTTACACAATCTATGATAGCTATTGGTTCTGGGGGCCTTTATGGGAAAGGATTTTTAAATAGTACTCAAAGTAAACTAAGATTTCTTCCAGAATCACATACAGACTTTATAGGATCAGTATTTTTAGAAGAGAGAGGCTTTGTAGGAGGTATTGTTCTATTGGGGTTGTACCTTATTTTAATTTTACAAATAGTCTATATAGCAGATACTACAGAAGATAAATATGGAAAATTAATTTGTTATGGAATAGCTTCTATATTTTTATTTCACTTGATAATAAATGTGGGTATGATAATGGGAATAATGCCAGTAACTGGAAAACCTCTTCTTTTAATGAGTTATGGAGGAACTTCACTTTTAATAAGTTTTATGATGCTTGGAATTGTTCAAAGTGTAAAGATGTACAGAGATTAG
- the secD gene encoding protein translocase subunit SecD, whose amino-acid sequence MGSKLLMRLSLVIVVVIGAIWLSFFKPTKLGLDLKGGVYVVLEAVPDEGVTLDDAAMNRLIEVLDRRINGLGVAESLVQKAGSNRVIIELPGISNTEDAINMIGKTALLEFKIENPDGTLGETLLTGGALKKADVSYDNLGRPQIQFEMNQEGAIRFAEITRNNIGKKLAITLDGKVQTAPMINSEIPSGNGVITGNYTVEEAKATATLLNAGALPVKAEIIETRTVGASLGDESIAQSKQAAIFAMILIGVFMIIFYRLPGIVANIALIIFGLITFGCLNFIDATLTLPGIAGLILSAGMAVDANVIIFERIKEELKLGNTIRNSIDAGFSKGFVAIFDSNLTTLIITVILFTFGTGPVKGFAVTLTIGTLASMFTAITITKILLLTFITVFNLSRPELFGVRGKTACK is encoded by the coding sequence ATGGGATCGAAATTATTGATGAGATTGTCTCTTGTTATAGTTGTGGTAATAGGAGCCATATGGCTTAGCTTTTTTAAACCAACTAAACTTGGGCTGGACTTAAAAGGTGGAGTGTATGTAGTATTGGAAGCTGTACCAGATGAAGGGGTAACTCTTGATGATGCAGCAATGAACAGACTTATTGAAGTCTTGGATAGAAGAATAAATGGATTAGGAGTTGCAGAGTCACTTGTTCAAAAAGCTGGAAGTAATAGGGTAATTATAGAGCTACCAGGAATAAGTAATACAGAAGATGCTATAAATATGATAGGAAAAACAGCATTGTTAGAATTTAAAATTGAGAATCCAGATGGAACTCTTGGAGAAACTCTTCTTACAGGAGGAGCATTAAAAAAGGCAGATGTATCTTATGATAACTTAGGAAGACCTCAAATTCAATTTGAAATGAATCAAGAGGGAGCAATAAGATTTGCTGAAATTACAAGAAATAATATAGGGAAAAAACTTGCTATCACATTGGACGGAAAGGTACAGACAGCTCCTATGATTAATTCAGAAATACCAAGTGGAAACGGAGTAATCACAGGAAATTATACTGTTGAAGAAGCAAAAGCAACTGCAACATTATTAAATGCAGGAGCCCTTCCAGTAAAAGCTGAAATAATAGAGACAAGAACTGTAGGAGCTTCTCTAGGAGATGAATCTATAGCTCAAAGTAAACAGGCAGCAATATTTGCAATGATACTTATAGGTGTTTTTATGATAATATTTTATAGACTTCCTGGAATAGTGGCAAATATAGCATTGATAATATTTGGACTTATAACTTTTGGATGTCTTAATTTTATAGATGCAACATTGACTCTTCCTGGTATAGCAGGACTTATTTTATCAGCAGGTATGGCAGTTGATGCAAATGTTATTATCTTTGAGAGAATAAAAGAAGAACTTAAACTGGGAAATACTATACGTAATTCAATAGATGCAGGATTCAGCAAGGGATTTGTAGCTATCTTTGACTCGAATCTTACAACATTGATAATAACTGTTATTCTTTTTACTTTTGGAACTGGTCCTGTAAAAGGATTTGCTGTAACACTAACAATAGGTACACTGGCATCTATGTTCACAGCTATCACAATTACAAAAATACTTTTACTTACTTTCATCACAGTATTTAATTTAAGCAGACCAGAATTATTCGGAGTTAGGGGGAAAACAGCATGCAAATAG
- the ruvX gene encoding Holliday junction resolvase RuvX → MYKKYISLDVGDVRIGVAKSDIMGIVATPLEVIDRKKTKAVKRIKELCIEENTKALVVGIPKSLDGTEKRQAEKVREFIAKLNKEIEGLEIIEVDERLTTVSADRMLNESSKKGALEKRKIVDKIAAAIILQTFLDTKKIN, encoded by the coding sequence ATGTATAAAAAGTATATTTCTCTGGATGTAGGAGATGTGAGGATAGGAGTAGCAAAATCAGATATAATGGGAATAGTTGCTACTCCCCTTGAAGTGATAGACAGAAAAAAAACAAAAGCAGTAAAAAGAATTAAAGAACTTTGTATTGAAGAAAATACAAAAGCATTGGTAGTGGGTATTCCTAAAAGTCTGGATGGGACTGAAAAGAGACAGGCAGAGAAAGTCAGAGAGTTTATAGCTAAATTGAACAAAGAGATTGAAGGCTTGGAAATAATAGAAGTTGATGAAAGGCTTACCACTGTATCAGCGGATAGAATGTTGAATGAATCAAGTAAAAAAGGCGCTTTGGAAAAAAGAAAGATAGTTGATAAAATAGCAGCTGCTATAATACTTCAAACTTTCTTAGATACAAAAAAGATAAACTAA
- a CDS encoding LptF/LptG family permease, whose amino-acid sequence MKIKIIDKYISKNFIKSFFLSLIAFIGIFLVSQLFKVIRYVSDGRFSADESIIYIFTMIPKILIDVAPLAVLLGSLMTVSSMASNLEVISLKTAGISFKRIVLFPILISAIIAVMVFYINDSLYPYSIRKNREIKDGERTKREMPAEKRNAFLRGENSNYVYLMGKINRETGFGENIEIVDLNEEFNKVERIITAKEGRYNFTKKVWVLKDASIYNGQKLEKAKEIKIFMEDKYNDEPDKFITKSVEPKTLTIKELKKSVREIKSIGGDTRELLVEIGNRYSFPFSSFIISFLGLSLGSRYVRGASAISMALSVALGYGYYIVQASFEALSINGFLNPFISGWIPNVIFLGIGMYFMYRAEY is encoded by the coding sequence ATGAAAATAAAAATAATAGATAAGTATATAAGTAAAAATTTTATAAAATCATTTTTTCTTAGTTTAATAGCTTTTATAGGAATATTTTTAGTAAGTCAATTATTTAAAGTTATAAGATATGTAAGTGATGGACGATTTTCAGCAGATGAATCAATAATTTATATATTTACAATGATACCAAAAATATTGATAGATGTAGCACCGTTAGCAGTGCTTTTAGGCTCATTAATGACAGTGAGTTCTATGGCTTCAAATCTTGAAGTAATATCATTGAAAACAGCTGGAATAAGTTTTAAAAGAATAGTACTTTTTCCTATTCTCATTTCAGCAATAATCGCTGTAATGGTTTTTTACATAAATGATAGTCTTTATCCTTATTCAATAAGAAAAAATAGAGAGATAAAAGATGGTGAAAGAACAAAAAGAGAAATGCCAGCAGAAAAAAGAAATGCTTTTTTACGAGGAGAAAATTCTAACTATGTTTACCTTATGGGAAAAATAAATAGAGAAACTGGTTTTGGTGAAAATATAGAAATAGTTGATTTGAATGAAGAATTTAATAAAGTTGAAAGAATAATTACTGCAAAAGAAGGAAGATATAATTTTACAAAAAAAGTATGGGTACTGAAAGATGCTAGTATTTATAATGGACAAAAATTAGAAAAAGCCAAAGAAATAAAAATTTTTATGGAAGATAAATATAATGATGAACCAGATAAATTTATAACTAAAAGTGTAGAACCTAAAACCCTTACCATAAAAGAACTAAAAAAATCTGTAAGAGAAATAAAGAGTATAGGTGGGGATACAAGGGAACTTCTTGTTGAAATTGGAAACAGGTATTCTTTTCCATTTTCAAGCTTTATAATTTCATTTTTAGGTCTTTCCCTTGGAAGCAGATATGTAAGAGGAGCATCTGCAATAAGTATGGCATTATCTGTAGCCTTAGGATATGGATATTATATAGTGCAGGCTTCTTTTGAGGCTTTAAGTATAAATGGATTTTTAAACCCATTTATCAGTGGTTGGATTCCTAATGTAATCTTTTTGGGAATAGGAATGTATTTTATGTACAGAGCAGAATATTAA
- the secF gene encoding protein translocase subunit SecF, translating to MQIEIIKNSKKFVGLSLIIVVLSLGAFFIKGLNYGIDFSGGNLFQLRFEKPITLNDINNNLDEVSKDVNQVNPNSRKVQISEDNTVIIRTPELTETEKTEVLNSLRKIGIFDINKEEKVGASVGEELKSSALYALLIGAFLIILYITFRFEFTFAVAAVAALFHDLIIAIGVISLLGYEVDTPFIAAILTILGYSINDTIVVFDRIRENLKRKNKGSLEDCLNKSVNQVMIRSINTSVTTLFAIIAILVFGGDSLKTFIVTLLIGILAGTYSSVFIATPLVYFLDKNKKGSNKGLRSLGEEKKKESKDEEKILV from the coding sequence ATGCAAATAGAAATTATAAAAAATAGTAAAAAATTTGTAGGATTGTCATTAATTATTGTTGTTCTTTCTCTTGGAGCTTTTTTTATAAAAGGACTTAATTATGGTATCGACTTTTCTGGAGGAAATTTATTCCAATTGAGATTTGAAAAGCCAATAACATTGAATGATATTAATAATAATCTAGATGAAGTTTCTAAAGATGTAAATCAGGTAAATCCTAATAGCAGAAAAGTACAAATTTCTGAAGACAACACTGTTATTATAAGAACTCCTGAACTTACTGAAACAGAAAAGACTGAAGTTTTGAACAGTTTAAGAAAAATTGGAATTTTTGATATAAATAAAGAAGAAAAAGTAGGAGCAAGTGTAGGAGAAGAATTGAAAAGTTCAGCATTATATGCATTATTGATAGGAGCTTTTCTTATAATTCTTTACATAACTTTTAGATTTGAATTTACATTTGCAGTAGCAGCAGTAGCAGCATTATTTCATGATCTTATTATAGCTATTGGAGTAATTTCGCTTTTAGGTTATGAGGTAGATACGCCATTTATAGCAGCAATATTAACTATACTTGGATATTCTATTAATGATACAATAGTTGTATTTGATAGAATAAGAGAAAATTTAAAACGTAAAAATAAAGGTTCATTAGAAGATTGTTTAAATAAAAGTGTAAACCAAGTAATGATAAGATCTATTAATACATCTGTAACTACTTTATTTGCAATTATTGCTATACTTGTTTTTGGTGGAGACAGCTTAAAAACATTTATAGTTACTCTTTTAATTGGTATTCTTGCAGGAACTTACAGTTCAGTATTTATTGCAACACCATTGGTATATTTTCTGGATAAAAATAAAAAAGGATCAAATAAAGGACTGCGAAGTTTAGGAGAAGAAAAAAAGAAAGAGTCAAAGGATGAAGAAAAAATATTAGTTTAA
- the dut gene encoding dUTP diphosphatase, whose translation MEKVIVKVVKEENVSLPKYETSGSAGMDVRANIGEAIVLGSLERILVPTGLKIAIPEGYEVQVRPRSGLAIKHGITLLNTPGTIDSDYRGELKIIMVNLSKDEYIINPQERIGQLILNKVAQMELIEVDSLDETERGAGGFGHTGK comes from the coding sequence ATGGAAAAAGTTATAGTAAAAGTAGTAAAAGAGGAAAATGTGTCACTTCCAAAATATGAAACATCTGGTTCAGCAGGAATGGATGTAAGAGCGAATATAGGGGAGGCAATAGTGTTAGGGTCACTAGAAAGAATATTAGTTCCAACAGGACTTAAAATTGCTATACCTGAAGGATATGAAGTACAGGTAAGACCTAGAAGCGGTTTGGCAATCAAGCATGGAATAACTCTTTTAAATACACCTGGGACTATAGATAGTGACTATAGAGGAGAATTGAAGATAATAATGGTAAATCTTAGTAAAGATGAGTATATAATAAATCCTCAAGAAAGGATAGGACAACTCATTTTAAATAAAGTTGCACAAATGGAATTGATAGAGGTAGACTCTTTAGATGAAACAGAAAGAGGAGCAGGAGGATTTGGTCATACAGGAAAATAA
- a CDS encoding pitrilysin family protein — translation MNVEIRKLDNGIPVLMENIDSVSTVSLGIFVNTGSRNEYPDESGVSHFVEHMMFKGTRTRSAKEISELIDNEGGLINAYTSRDITAYYIQMLSSKIDTGIDVLSDMFLNSTFTQENLDKERNVIIEEIRMYDDIPEEIVHDENVKYAITGVQSNIVLGTIESLNNITREKFLKYFDEQYVASNIVVSVAGKIDFDHVVAELNKGLGKFRDSNFKRDMDVSFTINHGENRIKRETNQVHLCFNTRGNSQIEDMKYPGAIISSVLAGNMSSRLFQKIREERGLAYSVYSYGTAFIEGGLFTIYAGTTKESYQEVIDIIKEEFEDIKKNGITSYELQKSKNQFLSMLTFSLENSKGKMTRMASAYMLYGRITEIDEIISKIENITLEDIKKTAEYLFQEEFYSCTILGDI, via the coding sequence ATGAATGTAGAAATTAGAAAATTAGACAATGGTATACCTGTTTTAATGGAAAATATAGACAGTGTAAGTACTGTAAGTCTTGGAATATTTGTTAATACTGGATCAAGAAATGAATATCCAGATGAAAGTGGAGTTTCTCATTTTGTAGAACATATGATGTTTAAAGGAACAAGAACTAGGAGTGCAAAAGAAATATCAGAATTAATAGATAATGAAGGAGGATTAATAAATGCATATACAAGCAGAGATATAACTGCATACTACATACAAATGCTTTCAAGCAAAATAGATACAGGCATAGATGTGCTGTCAGATATGTTTTTAAATTCTACTTTTACACAAGAGAATCTAGATAAGGAAAGAAATGTGATTATAGAAGAAATAAGAATGTATGATGATATTCCAGAAGAGATAGTGCATGATGAAAATGTAAAGTATGCAATAACTGGAGTACAGTCAAATATAGTGTTAGGAACTATAGAGAGTCTTAATAATATAACTAGAGAAAAATTTTTGAAATATTTTGATGAACAATATGTAGCATCAAATATAGTAGTATCTGTTGCTGGAAAAATAGATTTTGATCATGTAGTAGCAGAACTGAATAAAGGTTTGGGAAAATTCAGAGACAGTAATTTTAAAAGAGATATGGATGTGTCTTTCACAATAAATCATGGTGAAAATAGAATAAAGAGAGAAACTAATCAAGTGCATCTTTGCTTCAATACAAGAGGAAACAGTCAGATAGAAGATATGAAGTATCCTGGTGCTATAATTTCAAGTGTGTTAGCTGGAAATATGAGTTCAAGATTATTTCAAAAGATAAGAGAAGAAAGAGGGCTGGCTTATTCAGTTTATAGCTATGGAACAGCATTTATAGAAGGAGGACTTTTCACTATATATGCAGGAACCACTAAAGAAAGTTATCAAGAAGTTATAGATATAATTAAAGAAGAGTTTGAAGATATAAAGAAAAATGGAATAACTTCTTATGAACTTCAAAAATCTAAAAATCAGTTTTTAAGTATGCTTACTTTCAGTCTTGAAAATAGTAAGGGAAAAATGACAAGAATGGCTAGTGCTTATATGCTTTATGGAAGAATAACTGAAATTGATGAGATAATATCAAAAATAGAGAATATAACATTAGAAGATATAAAAAAGACAGCAGAATATTTATTCCAAGAAGAATTTTATTCTTGCACAATACTTGGGGATATATAA
- a CDS encoding CvpA family protein, whose translation MYLDILVGIIIVFSLIYGLRNGLFVEFLAIFGLIVNFIIAKKYTPAVIEFLGLSKDKDRYFVTYIITFWAVYILLGIVIHLVRNVLKNQSKGIVTRVLGGAIGIAKGVLLSVLILLIYNYSTDMFTKLKKYSKGSYANELFLEVVPNIEKYVPEVFQDKIKELKNLELVNRYVNKLF comes from the coding sequence ATGTATTTAGATATATTAGTAGGGATTATAATAGTTTTTTCTCTTATTTATGGACTGAGAAATGGATTATTTGTTGAATTTTTAGCTATTTTTGGATTAATAGTAAATTTTATCATTGCTAAAAAATATACTCCAGCAGTAATAGAATTTTTAGGACTATCAAAAGATAAAGATCGTTATTTTGTAACATATATAATAACTTTTTGGGCAGTTTATATTTTGTTAGGTATAGTTATACACTTGGTAAGAAATGTCCTTAAAAATCAAAGTAAAGGAATAGTGACAAGAGTATTAGGTGGAGCAATTGGAATAGCGAAAGGAGTACTTCTTTCTGTTCTTATTCTTTTAATTTATAATTATTCAACAGATATGTTTACGAAGCTGAAAAAATATTCTAAAGGAAGTTATGCAAATGAGCTTTTTCTAGAAGTGGTTCCAAATATAGAAAAATATGTACCTGAAGTTTTTCAAGATAAAATAAAAGAATTAAAAAATTTGGAGTTAGTCAATAGATATGTCAATAAACTTTTTTAG
- the alr gene encoding alanine racemase, translating to MRAWLEIDMDNLKYNLDKIKELVHGTNVLGVIKANSYGFGAIETAKELSKHGVEIFGVASLEEAMELREGGIEEEILILGALFNDEIEIAAEKNFQITISSMRQIEFLESNKIDAEIHIKIDTGMGRLGFTIEKGKEAVDYCIERGLKVAGIYSHLSDADGMSDEACNYTKEQINKFKIFEKYKTIKYIHILNSGGILRFNDGFKGNLVRAGICMYGMLGNERIPEFKRVFTMKTRIIFIRTLEEDSYISYGRTVKLKKGETFATLAIGYADGMKKEFSNKTYALIEGEKCPIVGEICMDMCMVKIPESIFKKINIGTEAIVIRDDIIEEINSIHKSTWDILTGIGRRVYRVYKKNGTPYLITR from the coding sequence ATGAGAGCTTGGTTAGAAATCGATATGGATAATTTAAAATATAATTTAGATAAAATTAAAGAATTAGTCCATGGCACGAATGTATTAGGGGTTATAAAAGCTAATAGTTATGGATTCGGAGCTATCGAAACTGCTAAAGAGCTTTCAAAACATGGAGTAGAGATTTTTGGAGTAGCTTCTCTGGAAGAAGCAATGGAGTTAAGAGAAGGAGGAATAGAAGAAGAGATTCTTATACTAGGGGCACTTTTTAATGATGAAATAGAAATAGCAGCTGAAAAAAATTTTCAAATAACTATAAGCAGCATGAGACAGATAGAATTTTTAGAGTCTAATAAAATAGATGCTGAAATACATATAAAAATAGATACAGGAATGGGAAGATTAGGTTTTACTATTGAAAAGGGAAAAGAAGCTGTAGATTATTGTATAGAGAGAGGATTAAAAGTAGCCGGTATTTATTCACATCTTTCTGATGCAGATGGAATGAGTGATGAAGCATGTAATTATACTAAAGAGCAGATAAATAAATTCAAAATATTTGAAAAGTATAAAACAATAAAGTATATACATATTTTAAATAGTGGTGGAATACTAAGATTCAATGATGGATTTAAAGGAAATCTGGTAAGAGCTGGTATATGTATGTATGGTATGTTAGGAAATGAAAGAATACCAGAATTTAAAAGAGTTTTTACAATGAAAACAAGAATTATCTTTATAAGAACACTTGAAGAGGACTCATATATATCATATGGAAGAACTGTAAAATTAAAAAAAGGAGAAACCTTTGCTACTCTTGCCATAGGATATGCAGATGGTATGAAAAAAGAATTTTCTAATAAAACCTATGCTTTAATCGAAGGGGAGAAATGTCCAATAGTTGGGGAGATATGTATGGATATGTGTATGGTAAAAATACCAGAATCAATTTTTAAAAAAATAAATATAGGTACTGAAGCAATTGTTATAAGAGATGATATAATAGAAGAAATAAATTCTATTCATAAGTCAACTTGGGATATATTGACTGGAATAGGAAGAAGAGTATATAGAGTCTATAAAAAAAATGGTACTCCATATTTAATAACAAGATAA